In the genome of Bradyrhizobium sp. CIAT3101, one region contains:
- a CDS encoding TRAP transporter substrate-binding protein, which produces MVSLVYNGSPQSPQQIGSDEFRRKLAEVAQGRIILDARAGNALGSETAILAAMRSGVVDMATLSGSVVSSAVPEFGVFDVPFLFRDAAQAKAVADGPVGALFAKHFADKGLVLLAIGKQGFRNVTNSKRPIHSPADLQGLKIRVLPNEVYQMTFKALGAEVVPMEFTLVYSALKDGRIDGQENPVATIAASHLEEVQKYASLTGHFFAPIAFVANRDVFQALAPADQAAIIAAAKAGAEATWKSGVAEEAKKIEELRKGGMEITEKVDRQPFIDAVKPLEPEFEKRFGKDLLARIRATP; this is translated from the coding sequence CGCAGTCGCCGCAACAGATCGGCTCGGACGAATTTCGCCGCAAGCTTGCCGAGGTCGCGCAGGGCCGAATCATCCTCGATGCGCGGGCCGGCAACGCCTTGGGCAGCGAGACGGCGATCCTGGCCGCAATGCGCAGCGGCGTGGTCGACATGGCGACGCTGTCGGGCTCGGTGGTCAGCTCCGCCGTTCCTGAATTCGGCGTCTTCGACGTTCCCTTTCTCTTCCGCGATGCCGCGCAAGCCAAGGCGGTTGCGGATGGGCCGGTTGGCGCCCTGTTCGCCAAGCATTTCGCTGACAAGGGGTTGGTGCTGCTCGCGATCGGCAAGCAGGGCTTTCGCAATGTCACCAATTCGAAGCGACCGATTCATTCGCCCGCCGACCTCCAGGGGTTGAAGATCCGTGTCCTGCCGAACGAGGTCTATCAGATGACCTTCAAGGCGCTCGGCGCCGAGGTCGTGCCGATGGAGTTCACACTGGTGTATTCCGCGCTGAAGGACGGACGCATCGATGGGCAGGAGAACCCGGTCGCGACGATCGCCGCCAGCCATCTCGAGGAGGTGCAGAAATACGCCAGCCTCACCGGTCATTTCTTCGCCCCCATTGCTTTCGTCGCCAATCGCGATGTGTTCCAGGCCCTCGCGCCCGCGGACCAGGCCGCCATCATCGCCGCAGCAAAGGCCGGCGCGGAGGCGACCTGGAAGAGTGGCGTCGCGGAAGAGGCGAAGAAGATCGAGGAGCTTCGCAAGGGCGGCATGGAGATCACCGAGAAGGTCGACCGCCAGCCCTTCATCGATGCCGTGAAGCCATTGGAGCCCGAATTCGAGAAGCGCTTCGGCAAGGATCTGCTCGCCCGGATCCGGGCTACGCCGTAA
- a CDS encoding HAMP domain-containing methyl-accepting chemotaxis protein, which translates to MNLTLLLSRIGIRPRIFGGFALVLGFLCILALLAVLRLAEIGGTVGELVTSADGDAGMARVHAALLSANVTVEKFIRTRNLGDRDSAMKAIDNFGATFDQVDQQFARLPAIASGRSALVDALGTYRKSFTAVAGAVDRLRIASTKGESLGASAGLDVGAINVTLANQPERLLQPLRLAGTVDAMRVAMLRFTITQAQVDADDVSLTIGYAQAAIADSEAEIAAVEAPRLKSLITALKKVLADQSATLTELSAAMGELRKAQADLVKSSGAIDAKAAEISKALGAVRTEQSRLTAESVEHTRNLVFTVAASALALGALLAWLIGRSVSRPIGQMTLRMQSLAKGELDEAIPGGERGDEIGHMAEAVEVFRQNAQTVRRMEQGAAAQRAAAETERASMMAQLADRFDSGMEGVIGGVSSRAEEMGHSAQSLARVAERGRSLAEQVASTSAQASSNVQTVAAATHQLAASIKEISSQVARSVSVSDQAKEEASRTEALMRALSDSAERIGTVVQLIQAIASQTNLLALNATIESARAGDAGKGFAVVANEVKSLATQTARATEEIAGLVAEIQGSTGQSVAAIGQIGKTIAEMTEIATTIASAVEEQGAATSEIARNVEQAANGTAAVTDQVGAVRTVAGETDAGAEATLSAASALQDQARALKKAVAEFLQTVRKAA; encoded by the coding sequence ATGAACCTGACATTGCTTCTGTCGCGCATCGGCATCCGCCCACGCATCTTCGGCGGCTTCGCGCTGGTCCTGGGCTTCCTCTGCATATTGGCACTGCTCGCCGTGTTGCGGCTGGCTGAGATCGGCGGCACCGTCGGCGAGCTCGTCACCAGCGCCGATGGCGATGCCGGCATGGCGAGGGTGCATGCCGCGCTGCTCTCGGCCAACGTCACCGTCGAGAAATTCATCCGCACGCGCAATCTCGGCGACCGCGACAGCGCCATGAAGGCGATCGACAATTTCGGCGCGACGTTTGATCAGGTCGATCAGCAATTTGCGCGTCTGCCGGCGATCGCCTCTGGTCGAAGCGCGCTGGTGGATGCGCTTGGGACCTATCGGAAATCCTTCACGGCGGTCGCCGGTGCCGTCGACCGTCTGCGCATTGCCAGCACCAAGGGCGAATCGCTCGGTGCCTCGGCGGGCCTCGATGTCGGTGCGATCAATGTGACGCTCGCCAACCAGCCCGAGCGCCTGCTCCAGCCGCTGCGTCTTGCCGGCACCGTGGATGCGATGCGCGTCGCGATGCTGCGCTTCACCATCACCCAGGCCCAGGTCGATGCCGACGACGTCTCGCTGACGATCGGCTACGCGCAGGCCGCGATTGCCGACAGTGAGGCGGAGATCGCCGCTGTCGAGGCGCCGCGATTGAAGAGTCTGATTACGGCCTTGAAGAAGGTGCTGGCCGACCAATCGGCGACGCTGACGGAGCTTTCTGCGGCGATGGGCGAACTGCGCAAGGCGCAAGCCGACCTCGTCAAATCCAGCGGTGCAATCGACGCCAAGGCCGCCGAGATCAGCAAGGCTCTCGGTGCGGTGCGCACCGAGCAGAGCCGGCTAACGGCGGAATCGGTCGAGCATACGCGCAATCTCGTGTTCACCGTCGCGGCATCTGCACTCGCTTTGGGGGCACTGTTGGCCTGGCTGATCGGGCGCAGCGTGTCGCGGCCGATCGGCCAGATGACCCTGCGCATGCAGAGCCTCGCGAAGGGCGAGCTCGATGAGGCGATCCCGGGTGGCGAGCGCGGCGACGAAATCGGCCATATGGCCGAAGCCGTCGAAGTGTTCCGCCAGAACGCTCAGACCGTCCGGCGCATGGAGCAGGGCGCTGCCGCGCAGCGCGCCGCAGCCGAGACGGAACGTGCATCGATGATGGCTCAGCTTGCCGATCGCTTCGACAGCGGCATGGAGGGCGTCATTGGCGGCGTCTCGAGCCGCGCCGAGGAGATGGGGCATAGCGCCCAGAGTCTCGCCCGCGTCGCCGAGCGCGGCCGCTCGCTCGCCGAGCAGGTCGCCTCGACGTCGGCCCAGGCCTCCTCGAATGTGCAGACCGTTGCGGCCGCGACCCATCAACTCGCGGCCTCGATCAAGGAGATTTCGAGCCAGGTCGCCCGCTCCGTATCGGTGTCGGACCAGGCCAAGGAAGAGGCGTCCCGCACAGAGGCGCTGATGCGCGCGCTGTCGGATTCCGCCGAGCGGATCGGCACAGTGGTTCAGCTGATCCAGGCGATCGCGAGCCAGACCAATCTGCTGGCTCTCAACGCCACGATCGAGTCTGCGCGTGCCGGCGATGCCGGCAAGGGTTTTGCCGTGGTCGCAAACGAGGTGAAGAGCCTTGCGACGCAGACCGCGCGCGCCACCGAGGAGATCGCCGGGCTCGTCGCCGAGATCCAGGGCTCGACCGGACAGTCCGTCGCCGCGATCGGCCAGATCGGAAAGACCATCGCCGAGATGACGGAGATCGCGACCACGATCGCCTCGGCGGTCGAGGAGCAGGGGGCTGCGACCAGCGAGATCGCCCGCAATGTCGAGCAGGCGGCGAACGGCACGGCGGCGGTGACCGACCAGGTCGGCGCGGTCCGCACCGTGGCCGGAGAGACCGACGCCGGCGCCGAAGCCACGCTCTCGGCGGCCTCGGCATTGCAGGATCAGGCGCGCGCGCTCAAGAAAGCCGTCGCGGAGTTTCTGCAGACCGTACGCAAGGCGGCCTGA
- a CDS encoding carbohydrate ABC transporter permease produces the protein MKLPSLRDVATEARLLLIGIPVFLWTMIPIYHMFLFAISPKEDAFSGKLWPDHPTLHNFEIVFKQQHYFLRDFYVQFWNSTLIAAAVGALTLFIATAAAFSISRLKVPGGRMVLNLALFTYFIPAAFLAVPMYRTMGNYGLLNNHWALILAMVTIASPYAIWVLKQASDKLPVELDEAAVMDGATTLQIFRLVYLPLMMPSLVAIGTYAVLLAWNEYLYAFLLLSNDREITLPVALGNFLAADDSPWELLMTTGFIYALPPAAVYYAFRRYMVGGLTAGAVKS, from the coding sequence ATGAAGCTTCCCTCTCTCCGTGACGTCGCGACGGAAGCGCGGCTGCTGCTGATCGGCATTCCCGTCTTCCTGTGGACGATGATCCCGATCTACCACATGTTCCTGTTCGCGATCTCTCCGAAGGAGGACGCGTTCTCGGGCAAGCTGTGGCCGGACCATCCGACGCTGCACAACTTCGAGATCGTGTTCAAGCAGCAGCACTACTTCCTGCGCGACTTCTACGTCCAGTTCTGGAATTCGACGTTGATCGCAGCTGCGGTCGGCGCGCTGACGCTGTTCATCGCCACGGCCGCAGCGTTCTCGATCTCGCGGCTGAAGGTGCCGGGCGGGCGCATGGTGCTGAACCTCGCGCTGTTCACCTATTTCATCCCTGCGGCGTTCCTCGCGGTGCCGATGTACCGCACCATGGGCAATTACGGCCTGCTCAACAATCACTGGGCGCTGATCCTGGCGATGGTGACGATCGCCAGTCCTTACGCGATCTGGGTGCTCAAGCAGGCCTCCGACAAGCTGCCGGTCGAGCTGGATGAAGCCGCGGTGATGGACGGCGCCACCACGCTGCAGATCTTCCGCCTGGTCTATCTGCCGCTGATGATGCCTTCACTGGTCGCGATCGGCACCTATGCGGTGCTGCTGGCCTGGAACGAATATCTCTACGCGTTCCTGCTGCTCTCGAACGATCGCGAGATCACGCTTCCCGTCGCGCTCGGCAACTTCCTCGCCGCCGACGATTCGCCCTGGGAGCTGCTGATGACCACCGGCTTCATCTACGCGCTGCCGCCGGCCGCGGTCTACTACGCCTTCCGCCGCTACATGGTGGGCGGGCTGACAGCGGGCGCCGTGAAGTCCTGA
- a CDS encoding sugar ABC transporter permease: MAITLSGDQSIPAPPLSQRLTPAQVWGIVLLAPYLLVFLAFVVYPVCYGLWLARAPSNYVALYNDPIFARAAVNTLIFLVIGINIKMLIALFLSGFFAMQRTWIKWLSVIFILPWAVPSIPTILSVRFMLNPEWGVINHLIFSFTGDDGPNWLNDPTVALSMAIGVHIWKSLPFWTLILITGRLAISHDLFEAAEVDGASWWQKFRFITWPSMQTLYVTCTLLSMIWTLGDFNSVYLLTGGGPADLTHVLSTLGIRYLRLDQLSLAMASIVCAMPFVLPLVYFMMKRLSR, from the coding sequence ATGGCGATCACGCTCTCTGGCGATCAGTCGATCCCCGCCCCACCCCTGTCGCAGCGGCTGACCCCGGCGCAGGTCTGGGGCATCGTGCTGCTCGCGCCCTATCTGCTCGTTTTCCTCGCCTTCGTCGTCTATCCCGTCTGCTACGGGCTGTGGCTGGCGCGGGCCCCGTCGAATTATGTCGCGCTCTATAACGACCCGATCTTCGCGCGCGCTGCGGTCAACACGCTGATCTTCCTGGTCATCGGCATCAACATCAAGATGCTGATCGCGCTGTTCCTGTCCGGCTTCTTTGCCATGCAGCGCACCTGGATCAAATGGCTCTCGGTGATCTTCATCCTGCCCTGGGCGGTGCCGTCGATCCCGACCATCCTGTCGGTGCGCTTCATGCTCAACCCCGAATGGGGCGTGATCAACCACCTCATCTTCTCCTTCACCGGCGATGACGGCCCGAACTGGCTGAACGACCCGACCGTGGCGCTGAGCATGGCGATCGGCGTCCACATCTGGAAGTCGCTGCCGTTCTGGACGCTGATCCTGATCACCGGGCGCCTCGCGATCTCGCACGATCTGTTCGAGGCCGCCGAAGTCGACGGCGCCAGTTGGTGGCAGAAATTCCGCTTCATCACCTGGCCGTCGATGCAGACGCTCTATGTCACCTGCACGCTGCTCTCGATGATCTGGACGCTCGGTGACTTCAACAGCGTCTATCTGCTCACCGGCGGCGGCCCGGCCGACCTCACGCACGTGCTGTCGACGCTCGGTATCCGCTATCTCCGGCTCGACCAGCTCTCACTCGCGATGGCCTCCATCGTCTGCGCGATGCCGTTCGTCCTGCCGCTCGTGTATTTCATGATGAAACGGTTGTCGCGATGA
- a CDS encoding ABC transporter substrate-binding protein: MKSKVIGAVSLAVAAAGLFAAAAPAFAQQKTITVWWGKGFYRSEDDALLETIKKFEAKTGIKVELSQYAIQDMIPKTVAALDAGTVPDVAYSDSYDVQAQGKWAYEGKLEDLTDVMEPIKDRFVQNTLDASILYNDVTKKKAYYGFPLKQQSMHVEIWSDMLEKAGFKVADIPTDWAGYWTFWCDKVQPAIRKATGQRIYGVGQPMGVESTDAFQSFYTFMDAYHVKLVDDDGKLLVDDPKVRENLISALKDYTDTYIKGCTPPSSTTWKDPDNNVAFHNKTIVMTHNFTISIAAKWFEDSQNQALTQEQRDAGKKAYEQDIVTASFPKAPDGSTIRYRSDVKTGLIFTAAKNKPEAKQFISFLLQEDNVRPYIEGALGRWFPVTKESQASPFWQADKHRKAVYNQFTGGTAPFDFTKNWKFTILNNENIWAKAMNRVVSEKVPVDKAVDEMIARIKQVAG; the protein is encoded by the coding sequence GTGAAATCCAAGGTTATTGGCGCAGTATCACTGGCGGTCGCTGCGGCCGGGCTGTTTGCAGCCGCTGCACCCGCATTTGCGCAGCAAAAGACGATTACGGTCTGGTGGGGCAAGGGCTTCTATCGCTCCGAAGACGACGCGCTGCTCGAGACGATCAAGAAGTTCGAAGCCAAGACCGGCATCAAGGTCGAATTGTCGCAGTACGCGATCCAGGACATGATTCCGAAGACGGTCGCCGCACTCGACGCCGGCACCGTGCCCGATGTCGCCTATTCCGATTCCTATGACGTGCAGGCGCAGGGCAAGTGGGCCTATGAGGGCAAGCTCGAGGACCTGACCGACGTCATGGAGCCGATCAAGGACCGGTTCGTGCAGAACACGCTGGACGCCTCGATCCTCTATAACGACGTCACCAAGAAGAAGGCCTATTACGGCTTCCCGCTGAAGCAGCAGAGCATGCATGTCGAGATCTGGAGCGACATGCTCGAGAAGGCCGGCTTCAAGGTCGCCGACATCCCGACCGACTGGGCAGGCTACTGGACGTTCTGGTGCGACAAGGTGCAGCCGGCGATTCGCAAGGCCACCGGTCAGCGCATCTACGGTGTCGGCCAGCCGATGGGCGTGGAATCCACCGACGCCTTCCAGTCCTTCTACACCTTCATGGACGCCTATCACGTCAAGCTGGTCGACGACGACGGCAAGCTGCTGGTCGACGATCCCAAGGTGCGCGAGAACCTGATCAGCGCGCTGAAGGACTACACCGACACCTACATCAAGGGCTGCACCCCGCCCTCCTCCACGACCTGGAAGGATCCGGACAACAACGTCGCCTTCCACAACAAGACCATCGTGATGACCCACAACTTCACGATCTCGATCGCGGCGAAGTGGTTCGAGGATTCGCAGAACCAGGCGCTCACGCAAGAGCAGCGCGACGCCGGCAAGAAGGCCTATGAGCAGGACATCGTCACGGCGTCCTTCCCGAAGGCGCCGGATGGTTCGACCATCCGCTACCGCTCCGACGTCAAGACCGGACTGATCTTCACCGCGGCCAAGAACAAGCCCGAGGCCAAGCAGTTCATCAGCTTCCTGCTCCAGGAAGACAATGTCCGCCCCTATATCGAGGGTGCGCTCGGCCGCTGGTTCCCGGTGACGAAGGAAAGCCAGGCCAGCCCGTTCTGGCAGGCCGACAAGCATCGCAAGGCGGTCTATAATCAGTTCACCGGCGGTACCGCGCCGTTCGACTTCACCAAGAACTGGAAGTTCACGATTCTCAACAACGAGAACATCTGGGCCAAGGCGATGAACCGGGTTGTCAGCGAGAAGGTCCCGGTCGACAAGGCCGTCGACGAGATGATCGCCCGCATCAAGCAGGTTGCAGGCTGA
- a CDS encoding AsmA family protein, with translation MAQGMKRLGTPIAALLGVALIALIATSWLINRDALRKAVEAQIRDVTGLELSVAGNIDISVLPASYISFHDVGLKGGGTADPALHVDVLTANLRLLPLLLQRFEIADLTLLRPHIHVSLKPDGESNWTPFIQTIARTMKPGADSQVSFSEIRIQDGVLNYEDVATQATEKFEDIDLSLAWPSISRSFAATGQFDWRGERVDGSISFADFVAALSGDRSGLKARIASAPLKLAFDGSVANRTSPMMEGTLTIDSPSLRNALRWAGQPQPGSGGFGRFALKARANVVGASIALTNVNVELDGNAAEGVMTYANNGRQTLQATLAADALDFTPYISTFRLLASGARDWNRQLFDLNGLSSTDLDMRLSAARLTVGPTKLGRTAIGANLRNGTLALSVGEAQVYGGIAKGSFGISRSDSVADIKAQFQFTDVDLQACASELFGLNKLSGRGNINVSLLASGSSPFGLVQSLDGTATVTGHDGAIAGFNAEQLLKRLERRPLSGGGNFRNGSTPFDNLTIAVKFADGIATAEDIRIEGPSAKITLTGTASVPTREYDMKGVASLNTTSGFQLPFMVQGPWDDPLIFPDPEALIRQSPAASPFLDLLKQRITGGKRQAPEGSPTAENAKESAKSN, from the coding sequence ATGGCCCAAGGAATGAAGCGCCTCGGGACGCCGATCGCGGCGCTGCTCGGCGTCGCGCTGATCGCCCTGATCGCGACCTCCTGGCTCATCAACCGCGACGCGTTGCGCAAGGCGGTGGAAGCGCAGATTCGCGACGTCACCGGGCTCGAGCTCAGCGTAGCCGGCAACATCGACATTTCCGTGCTGCCGGCGAGCTACATCTCCTTCCATGACGTCGGCCTCAAGGGCGGCGGCACCGCCGACCCTGCGCTCCATGTCGACGTGCTCACCGCCAATCTCAGGCTCCTGCCGCTATTGCTGCAACGGTTCGAGATCGCCGACCTGACGCTGCTGCGGCCGCACATCCATGTCAGCCTGAAGCCGGACGGCGAGAGCAACTGGACCCCCTTCATCCAGACCATCGCCCGGACGATGAAGCCCGGCGCCGACAGCCAGGTCTCGTTCTCAGAGATCAGGATCCAGGACGGCGTGCTCAACTACGAGGACGTCGCCACGCAAGCCACCGAGAAGTTCGAGGACATCGATCTGTCGCTGGCCTGGCCCTCGATCTCCCGCTCCTTTGCCGCGACCGGGCAGTTCGACTGGCGCGGCGAGCGCGTCGACGGGTCGATCAGCTTTGCCGATTTCGTCGCGGCACTTTCGGGCGACCGCTCGGGCCTGAAGGCGCGGATCGCAAGCGCGCCGCTCAAGCTCGCCTTCGACGGCAGCGTCGCCAACCGCACCAGCCCGATGATGGAGGGCACGCTCACCATCGACAGCCCGTCCTTGCGCAACGCGCTGCGCTGGGCCGGCCAGCCGCAGCCCGGCAGCGGCGGCTTCGGTCGCTTCGCGCTGAAGGCGCGCGCCAATGTCGTCGGCGCCTCGATCGCGCTGACCAACGTCAATGTCGAGCTCGACGGCAATGCCGCCGAGGGCGTGATGACCTACGCCAATAACGGCCGGCAGACGCTGCAGGCGACGCTCGCCGCCGACGCGCTCGACTTCACGCCTTATATCTCCACCTTCCGCCTGCTCGCGAGCGGCGCGCGCGACTGGAACAGGCAGCTGTTCGATCTCAACGGGCTTTCCAGCACCGACCTCGACATGCGCCTGTCGGCAGCCAGGCTGACCGTCGGCCCGACCAAACTCGGCCGCACCGCGATCGGCGCGAATTTGCGCAACGGCACGCTGGCGCTCTCGGTCGGCGAGGCGCAGGTTTATGGCGGCATCGCCAAGGGCTCGTTCGGCATCTCGCGCTCCGACAGCGTCGCCGACATCAAGGCACAATTCCAGTTCACCGACGTCGATCTCCAGGCCTGCGCCTCCGAACTGTTCGGCCTGAACAAGCTGTCCGGCCGCGGCAATATCAACGTGTCGCTCCTCGCTTCCGGCTCCAGCCCGTTCGGCCTGGTGCAGTCGCTCGACGGCACCGCCACCGTGACCGGGCATGACGGCGCGATCGCGGGCTTCAACGCCGAGCAGCTCTTGAAACGGCTGGAGCGCCGCCCGCTGTCCGGCGGCGGCAATTTCCGCAACGGCTCGACGCCCTTCGACAATCTCACGATCGCCGTGAAATTCGCCGACGGGATCGCCACCGCCGAAGACATCCGCATCGAGGGACCTTCGGCGAAGATCACGCTGACCGGCACCGCATCGGTGCCGACGCGCGAATACGACATGAAGGGTGTGGCGAGCCTCAACACAACGTCCGGCTTTCAACTGCCCTTCATGGTGCAGGGCCCGTGGGACGATCCGCTGATCTTTCCCGATCCCGAGGCCCTGATCCGCCAGTCGCCTGCGGCGTCTCCTTTCCTCGATCTCCTGAAGCAGCGCATCACCGGCGGAAAGCGACAGGCGCCGGAGGGATCGCCGACGGCCGAGAACGCCAAAGAGAGCGCGAAGTCCAACTGA